In a single window of the Dioscorea cayenensis subsp. rotundata cultivar TDr96_F1 unplaced genomic scaffold, TDr96_F1_v2_PseudoChromosome.rev07_lg8_w22 25.fasta BLBR01001246.1, whole genome shotgun sequence genome:
- the LOC120255948 gene encoding secreted RxLR effector protein 161-like → MEPRAQLNKDLDGQPVDATEYRRVIGCLRYLVHTRPDLSFAIGVASRFMERPTMMHHNAVKEILRYLSGTIHYGLVYGRGVEAEVITGFTDSDFAGDMDDRKSTGGMAFYINECLVSWNSQKLKTVALSSCEAEFMAATVAACHALWLRSLLGELTGRELGVVKLFVDNMSAIALMKNPVFHGRNKHIDTKFHFIRECIEGGQIVVQFVCTEDQKANALTKALPAGKLATMRHLMGVRDLEPQLD, encoded by the coding sequence ATGGAACCGAGAGCACAGTTGAACAAGGATCTTGATGGTCAACCAGTGGATGCCACTGAGTATAGGCGAGTCATTGGTTGTCTCAGGTATTTGGTACATACTCGCCCTGACCTTTCTTTTGCTATTGGAGTAGCCAGCAGGTTCATGGAAAGACCAACTATGATGCATCACAATGCTGTGAAGGAAATTCTTCGGTACTTATCTGGTACCATACATTATGGACTGGTGTATGGCAGAGGAGTAGAAGCAGAGGTGATCACTGGGTTTACAGACAGTGACTTTGCGGGAGATATGGATGACAGAAAGAGCACGGGAGGAATGGCTTTCTACATTAATGAATGTCTTGTATCCTGGAATTCACAGAAATTGAAGACAGTTGCTCTTTCATCGTGCGAGGCGGAATTCATGGCGGCAACAGTAGCGGCATGCCATGCACTCTGGCTTAGAAGTTTGCTGGGAGAACTGACTGGAAGAGAACTAGGAGTGGTGAAGCTATTTGTTGACAACATGTCAGCGATTGCATTAATGAAAAACCCTGTCTTCCATGGTCGCAATAAGCATATTGACACAAAATTCCATTTCATTCGTGAGTGCATTGAAGGAGGACAGATTGTGGTTCAGTTCGTCTGCACTGAGGATCAAAAAGCAAATGCTCTGACGAAGGCTTTGCCAGCGGGGAAGCTTGCGACAATGCGGCACCTGATGGGTGTTCGCGATCTCGAACCACAACTGGATTAA